From a region of the Paenibacillus sp. FSL R10-2734 genome:
- the rnz gene encoding ribonuclease Z, protein MDLYFLGTNAGVPTLQRNVTSVALRLLEERRSIWMFDCGEGTQHQVLRSPIRLGKLEKLFITHLHGDHLFGLPGLLSSRGYQGGTSPLTVYGPPGLKAYLDISLAVSQSRIPYKIEIVEHTGGTVFEDDGFKVEAALLEHRIDSYGYRVTEKDSPGSLNTELLKSYGLKPGPLYGKLKKGEDVTTDDGVRISAADVVREPKRGRIVTILGDTRPCSGALELSLDADLIVHEATFAHDLAEMAYQYHHSTAVQAAELAKEANAGQLLLTHFSSRYSSSEELIPLLEEASLVFPETLLAEEFSAFPVSRRLSGQLRG, encoded by the coding sequence ATGGATTTATATTTTTTAGGTACGAATGCTGGAGTACCAACTTTGCAACGCAATGTAACTTCGGTTGCATTAAGGCTACTGGAAGAACGTCGTAGTATTTGGATGTTCGATTGTGGAGAAGGTACTCAACATCAGGTTCTTCGCTCACCGATACGCCTAGGAAAGCTGGAAAAGCTATTCATAACTCACTTACACGGGGATCACCTATTTGGCCTTCCTGGTCTGTTATCAAGCCGTGGATATCAGGGAGGGACATCGCCGTTAACGGTGTACGGACCTCCTGGTTTGAAAGCATACTTAGACATATCCTTGGCTGTAAGCCAATCCAGAATTCCATACAAGATTGAGATTGTCGAGCATACAGGAGGAACTGTATTCGAGGATGATGGATTTAAAGTTGAGGCTGCATTACTAGAGCACCGTATTGACAGTTATGGTTACCGGGTAACGGAAAAGGATAGTCCTGGGAGCCTCAATACGGAATTGTTGAAGAGTTATGGCTTAAAGCCGGGGCCGTTATATGGGAAATTAAAAAAAGGTGAAGATGTTACAACTGATGATGGTGTGCGAATCAGCGCTGCTGACGTTGTCAGAGAACCTAAACGAGGTCGTATTGTTACGATTCTCGGAGATACAAGACCTTGTTCTGGAGCTTTAGAACTCTCTCTTGATGCGGATCTAATCGTTCATGAAGCAACTTTTGCTCATGATCTGGCGGAAATGGCGTATCAATATCATCACAGCACAGCGGTTCAGGCCGCTGAGTTAGCGAAGGAAGCCAACGCAGGACAACTATTGCTGACTCATTTCAGCTCTCGTTACAGCTCATCTGAGGAGTTGATTCCTCTACTTGAGGAGGCTTCACTCGTATTCCCAGAGACATTGTTAGCTGAGGAATTCAGTGCATTTCCGGTTTCTCGAAGGCTCAGTGGGCAATTGAGGGGATGA